A genomic region of Sulfobacillus acidophilus DSM 10332 contains the following coding sequences:
- a CDS encoding GCN5-related N-acetyltransferase (PFAM: Acetyltransferase (GNAT) family~InterPro IPR000182~KEGG: sth:STH1444 putative acetyltransferase~PFAM: GCN5-related N-acetyltransferase~SPTR: Putative acetyltransferase): MSWCITPIQASDRPWLRTLWEREWGGLTMVSRGRVHFVDRLPGWIARDRDHRPVGAVTVAQDEKSTEIVSLNALIPRQGIGRQLLLAVETDPEVRRRGRLWLITSNDNLDALAFYLRLGYRLTAIHRDAITRARAQKPSIPLRGHYGIPLWDEWELEKELD, from the coding sequence ATGAGCTGGTGCATCACCCCGATTCAAGCGTCGGATCGGCCGTGGCTCCGCACCCTCTGGGAACGGGAATGGGGCGGACTTACCATGGTTTCTCGCGGTCGGGTTCATTTCGTTGACCGCTTGCCCGGCTGGATTGCCCGCGATAGGGACCATCGACCCGTCGGGGCCGTCACGGTCGCACAGGACGAGAAAAGCACCGAAATTGTGAGCTTAAACGCCTTAATTCCTCGTCAAGGGATTGGACGTCAGCTGCTTCTCGCGGTCGAAACCGACCCCGAAGTGCGGCGGCGCGGCCGTCTCTGGCTGATTACCTCGAACGACAATCTGGACGCGCTCGCCTTCTATCTCCGCCTGGGATATCGTCTCACCGCCATCCATCGGGATGCGATAACACGCGCCCGTGCTCAGAAGCCCTCGATTCCGTTGCGCGGGCATTACGGCATCCCGTTATGGGATGAATGGGAGTTGGAAAAAGAACTGGACTAA
- a CDS encoding hypothetical protein (KEGG: azl:AZL_005550 hypothetical protein~SPTR: Putative uncharacterized protein): MTARRYYSIRTGKDQGKVILTLELLRKLFYGTYMMFDSKEYFQEALGYDCVDAGKVPGLMGTDPETYAMVKLRKHGLFPIKPDFSYSENDIFDLIEFLYDYISKPIDGYFHNYCNCGWHYSTFDKKAGQEEFREAVNEFLTDYQDGWELSSNGEILSKGQPGLHYLFNASLPLSDEENVNGRVDAAIRKFRRHHSSIEDRRDAVRDLAAVLEYLRPQAQAVITKKDESDLFELANRFGIRHHNQKQKTDYDQNIWLSWAFYYYLATIHALLHLTARKTGNPRTE; this comes from the coding sequence ATGACCGCTCGACGCTACTATTCTATACGAACTGGCAAAGACCAAGGCAAGGTAATCCTTACTCTGGAATTGTTGAGAAAGCTGTTTTATGGCACTTATATGATGTTCGACTCAAAGGAATATTTTCAGGAAGCCTTAGGTTACGACTGTGTTGATGCAGGGAAGGTTCCTGGTTTAATGGGTACCGATCCGGAAACGTACGCGATGGTTAAATTGAGAAAGCACGGTTTGTTCCCAATAAAACCTGACTTTTCATATAGCGAAAACGACATTTTCGACCTAATAGAGTTTCTCTACGATTATATATCGAAGCCTATTGACGGCTATTTCCATAATTATTGTAATTGCGGTTGGCACTACTCAACTTTTGACAAGAAGGCTGGCCAAGAAGAATTTCGAGAAGCCGTCAACGAATTTCTGACGGACTACCAAGATGGTTGGGAACTCTCGTCAAACGGAGAAATCCTATCCAAGGGACAACCTGGATTGCATTATCTTTTTAACGCCAGCTTACCCTTGTCTGATGAAGAGAATGTCAATGGTCGAGTTGATGCCGCAATTCGTAAGTTCCGGAGACACCACTCCTCGATAGAGGATCGCAGGGATGCGGTAAGGGATCTTGCAGCGGTTCTAGAGTACTTGCGTCCGCAGGCTCAAGCCGTCATTACCAAGAAGGACGAATCGGATCTATTTGAACTGGCAAACCGTTTCGGAATCCGCCATCACAATCAGAAGCAAAAAACAGACTACGACCAGAATATTTGGCTAAGCTGGGCGTTTTACTATTACCTTGCAACGATCCATGCCCTCCTGCACCTCACCGCGCGGAAAACGGGTAACCCCAGAACGGAGTAA